The following proteins are encoded in a genomic region of Arcobacter suis CECT 7833:
- the gatA gene encoding Asp-tRNA(Asn)/Glu-tRNA(Gln) amidotransferase subunit GatA, which yields MITLKEALTLASDDIKKLRDELNSKIKESNIGAYVEQLTSTDISTSGIGIPIAIKDNINVKNWEITCSSNILKGYISPYNATVINNLEKAGLSPFGRTNMDEFAMGSSTESSCYGKTLNPVDNEKVPGGSSGGSAAAVASGIAIAALGTDTGGSIRQPAAYCGCVGMKPTYGRVSRYGITAYSSSLDQCGPITQNVEDAAILYDIISGHDPLDSTSANVDYEAVTPKLNPNKKLTIAVIDNFVSQASPAIQKGFEKAVKALEEAGHKIIHKNMLDTQKIVSTYYIVATAEASANLARFDGVRFGNRKDEAGLKDMYVQTKSQGFGHEVQKRIMLGSFVLSSGYYDAYYIKAQKVRHLIKDEYAAIFAEADLILSPVAPTTAPKFGSFKTSLEMYLSDIYTISINLAGLPALSLPVDKDEDGMPVGLQFIAKAYDEQTLFDGALSLEKAINYIK from the coding sequence TTGATAACACTAAAAGAAGCACTAACTTTAGCTAGTGATGATATAAAAAAATTAAGAGATGAGTTAAATTCAAAAATAAAAGAAAGTAATATAGGTGCTTATGTTGAGCAACTAACTTCAACAGATATTTCAACATCTGGAATAGGTATTCCAATAGCCATAAAAGATAATATTAATGTTAAAAATTGGGAAATTACTTGTTCTAGTAATATTTTAAAGGGTTATATCTCACCATATAATGCAACTGTAATTAATAATTTAGAAAAAGCTGGTTTATCTCCATTTGGTAGAACAAACATGGATGAATTTGCAATGGGAAGTTCAACTGAATCTTCTTGTTATGGAAAAACTTTAAATCCAGTTGATAATGAAAAAGTTCCAGGAGGAAGTAGTGGAGGTTCAGCTGCTGCTGTTGCTTCTGGAATCGCTATTGCTGCACTTGGAACTGATACAGGTGGAAGTATTAGACAACCTGCTGCTTATTGTGGTTGTGTTGGAATGAAACCGACTTATGGAAGAGTTTCAAGATATGGAATTACTGCTTATTCTTCATCATTAGATCAATGTGGACCAATAACACAAAATGTTGAAGATGCTGCTATTTTATATGACATTATAAGTGGACATGATCCATTGGATTCAACTTCTGCAAATGTAGATTACGAAGCGGTTACTCCAAAACTTAACCCAAATAAAAAATTAACAATTGCTGTTATTGATAACTTTGTATCACAAGCAAGTCCAGCTATTCAAAAAGGTTTTGAAAAAGCAGTTAAGGCTTTAGAAGAGGCTGGTCACAAAATAATTCATAAAAATATGTTAGATACACAAAAAATAGTTTCAACTTATTATATCGTTGCAACGGCAGAAGCATCTGCAAATCTTGCTAGATTTGATGGTGTAAGATTTGGGAATAGAAAAGATGAAGCTGGTCTTAAAGATATGTATGTTCAAACTAAATCACAAGGTTTTGGGCATGAAGTACAAAAAAGAATTATGTTAGGTTCTTTTGTATTAAGTTCAGGATATTATGATGCATATTATATTAAAGCTCAAAAAGTTAGACATTTAATTAAAGATGAATATGCAGCAATTTTTGCTGAAGCTGACTTGATTTTATCTCCAGTGGCTCCAACAACTGCACCAAAATTTGGTTCATTTAAAACTTCATTAGAGATGTATTTAAGTGATATTTACACGATTTCTATAAATCTTGCTGGACTTCCTGCTCTTTCATTGCCTGTTGATAAAGATGAAGATGGAATGCCAGTTGGTCTTCAATTTATTGCAAAAGCGTATGATGAACAAACATTATTTGACGGTGCTTTATCTTTAGAAAAAGCTATTAACTATATTAAATAA
- the leuB gene encoding 3-isopropylmalate dehydrogenase, translating into MKNYKISIIKGDGIGPEIVDEAIKVLNAVSKKCGFELSYKEYLMGGIAIDTTGVPLPQETVDGVLDSDACLFGSIGGEKWDTLPRELRPETGLLKFREEMGVYANLRPAIVYDELVNASTLKPEVIQGCDIMVVRELIGGIYFGQPRANDGFKAYNTMVYTKPEIIRIGKQAFELAMKRDKRVCSVDKANVLEVSQLWRDTMNELSKDYPEVTLSHMYVDNAAMQLVRNPKQFDVIVTGNIFGDILSDTASMVVGSIGLLPSASTGDKTAIYEPIHGSAPDIAGMGIANPIATILSASMMLRYSLNESKAADMIEESIKAALKDGYRTKDLASFDAKEVLNTTAMGDLIVKYINK; encoded by the coding sequence ATGAAGAACTATAAAATATCAATAATCAAAGGTGATGGAATAGGTCCAGAAATCGTTGATGAAGCAATAAAAGTATTAAATGCTGTTTCTAAAAAATGTGGTTTTGAATTATCTTATAAAGAGTATTTAATGGGTGGTATTGCTATTGATACTACTGGTGTTCCACTTCCACAAGAAACAGTTGACGGTGTTTTAGATTCTGATGCTTGTCTATTTGGTTCTATTGGTGGAGAAAAATGGGATACATTACCAAGAGAATTAAGACCTGAAACTGGACTTTTAAAGTTTAGAGAAGAGATGGGTGTTTATGCAAATTTAAGACCTGCTATTGTTTATGATGAATTAGTAAATGCATCAACTTTAAAACCTGAAGTAATTCAAGGCTGTGATATTATGGTTGTTCGAGAGTTAATTGGTGGAATTTATTTTGGTCAACCAAGAGCAAACGATGGATTTAAAGCTTATAACACAATGGTTTATACAAAACCAGAAATTATAAGAATAGGTAAACAAGCATTTGAACTTGCAATGAAAAGAGATAAAAGAGTTTGTTCTGTTGATAAAGCAAATGTATTAGAAGTTTCTCAACTTTGGAGAGATACAATGAATGAATTATCAAAAGATTATCCAGAAGTTACACTTTCTCATATGTATGTGGATAATGCAGCTATGCAACTTGTAAGAAATCCAAAACAGTTTGATGTTATTGTAACTGGAAATATTTTTGGAGATATTCTTTCTGATACAGCTTCTATGGTTGTGGGTTCAATTGGATTATTGCCATCAGCTTCAACAGGAGATAAAACAGCAATTTATGAGCCAATTCATGGATCAGCTCCTGATATTGCAGGAATGGGAATAGCAAATCCAATAGCAACAATCTTAAGTGCATCAATGATGTTAAGATACTCTTTAAATGAATCAAAAGCAGCTGATATGATAGAAGAATCAATAAAAGCCGCATTAAAAGATGGATATAGAACAAAAGATTTAGCTTCATTTGATGCTAAGGAAGTTTTAAATACTACTGCTATGGGCGATTTAATCGTTAAATATATAAATAAATAA
- a CDS encoding HIT family protein, producing MSLIYKNELIKIEIENSEIPWLKIFTIENIKEFSECNTQTKQEIFKYLDIIEKEMLDYFKPKKINIASFGNYVPHVHFHIMARFEEDSYFPEPMWGKKQRDANLSLPSFEEFYENLKKKL from the coding sequence TTGTCTTTAATTTACAAAAATGAATTAATTAAAATAGAAATAGAAAACTCAGAAATACCATGGCTTAAAATATTTACTATAGAAAATATAAAAGAATTTTCAGAATGTAATACACAAACTAAACAAGAAATATTTAAATATCTTGACATTATTGAAAAAGAAATGTTAGATTATTTTAAACCAAAAAAAATAAATATCGCATCATTTGGAAATTATGTTCCTCATGTACATTTTCACATTATGGCGAGATTTGAAGAAGATTCTTATTTTCCTGAACCCATGTGGGGGAAAAAACAAAGAGATGCAAATTTAAGCCTACCCTCTTTTGAAGAGTTTTATGAAAATTTAAAAAAGAAGTTATAA
- the rpmJ gene encoding 50S ribosomal protein L36, with protein sequence MKVRASVKKMCDKCKVIKRRGVVRVICENKKHKQRQG encoded by the coding sequence ATGAAAGTAAGAGCTTCAGTAAAGAAAATGTGTGATAAATGTAAGGTTATCAAAAGAAGAGGTGTCGTAAGAGTAATCTGCGAAAACAAAAAACATAAACAGAGACAAGGATAA
- the rpsM gene encoding 30S ribosomal protein S13: MARIAGVDLPNKKRMEYALTYIFGIGLHNSRLILDAVGIDYNKRAYELTEDEAAIIRKEIQDNYMVEGDLRKKVAMDIKALMDLGSYRGLRHRKGLPCRGQKTKTNARTRKGKKKTVGAATK; this comes from the coding sequence ATGGCAAGAATCGCAGGTGTTGATTTACCAAATAAAAAGAGAATGGAATATGCGTTAACGTATATTTTCGGAATCGGATTACATAACTCTAGATTAATTTTAGATGCTGTTGGAATTGATTACAACAAAAGAGCATATGAATTAACAGAAGACGAAGCGGCAATTATTAGAAAAGAAATCCAAGATAACTATATGGTTGAGGGTGATTTAAGAAAAAAAGTTGCTATGGATATTAAAGCTTTAATGGATTTAGGTTCATATAGAGGGTTAAGACATAGAAAAGGTTTACCTTGTAGAGGGCAAAAGACTAAAACTAATGCTAGAACAAGAAAAGGTAAAAAGAAAACTGTTGGTGCAGCAACTAAATAA
- a CDS encoding 3-isopropylmalate dehydratase small subunit encodes MNKITGKVWNFGANIDTDIIIAARYLNSSDPEHLAKYVMEDADPEFPKKLQRGDVIVAGENFGCGSSREHAPIALKAAGVAAVVAPSFARIFYRNAFNMGLPIFELPESLEIKEGEEISIDLDNGKITNNTTNKTYDFIAIPPFMQELIAAGGLINYAKAEMGRGNH; translated from the coding sequence ATGAATAAAATTACTGGAAAAGTATGGAATTTTGGTGCTAATATCGATACAGATATTATTATTGCAGCAAGATATTTAAATAGTTCAGATCCTGAACATTTAGCAAAATATGTTATGGAAGATGCAGATCCTGAGTTTCCTAAAAAGTTGCAAAGAGGTGATGTTATAGTTGCTGGTGAGAATTTTGGTTGTGGTTCAAGTAGAGAACACGCTCCAATCGCACTAAAAGCTGCTGGAGTTGCTGCTGTTGTTGCACCATCATTTGCAAGAATTTTTTATAGAAATGCCTTTAATATGGGATTACCAATTTTTGAATTACCTGAATCTTTAGAGATAAAAGAGGGTGAAGAGATTTCAATCGATTTAGATAACGGAAAAATCACTAACAACACTACAAATAAAACTTATGATTTTATTGCTATTCCTCCATTTATGCAAGAATTAATTGCAGCTGGTGGATTAATTAATTATGCAAAAGCTGAAATGGGAAGAGGAAATCACTAA
- the guaB gene encoding IMP dehydrogenase produces the protein MRIRKRALTFEDVLLVPAKSEILPKEVCTKTKLTKKIDLNIPFVSAAMDTVTEYEAAIAMARLGGIGIIHKNMDIEAQVLQCKKVKKSESGMIIDPITIKPEQTLQDAEDIMASYKISGVPVVDDYNILVGILTNRDMRFTKDFTQKAKDKMTTMPLITAREGTTLEEAADIMHANKIEKLPIVNDENRLIGLITIKDINKKREYPNANKDEFGRLRVGAAIGVGQLDRARALVAIGVDVLVLDSAHGHSRGILDTVKAIKAEMDVQIIAGNVATAEATADLIACGADAVKVGIGPGSICTTRIVAGVGVPQISAIDECAAEGAKTGTPIIADGGIKYSGDVAKALAVGASCVMMGSALAGTEESPGEVVLSHGRKFKTYRGMGSIGAMTKGSTDRYFQEGTAADKLVPEGIEGMVPYRGTISDIIHQMVGGLRSSMGYLGSKDIPTFQERAEFVEITSAGLRESHVHDVTITNEAPNYHI, from the coding sequence ATGAGAATAAGAAAAAGAGCATTAACTTTCGAGGATGTGTTATTAGTACCTGCAAAATCAGAGATTTTACCAAAAGAAGTTTGTACTAAAACTAAACTTACTAAAAAAATAGATTTAAATATTCCTTTTGTAAGTGCAGCAATGGATACAGTGACTGAATATGAAGCAGCAATTGCAATGGCAAGACTTGGTGGAATTGGAATTATTCACAAAAATATGGATATTGAAGCTCAAGTTTTACAGTGTAAAAAAGTTAAAAAATCTGAATCAGGAATGATTATAGACCCAATTACTATTAAACCAGAACAAACTTTACAAGATGCAGAAGATATTATGGCTTCTTATAAAATTTCTGGAGTTCCTGTTGTTGATGATTACAATATTTTAGTTGGAATTTTAACAAATAGAGATATGAGATTTACAAAAGATTTCACTCAAAAAGCAAAAGATAAAATGACTACTATGCCATTAATTACAGCTCGTGAAGGAACAACTTTAGAAGAAGCTGCTGATATTATGCATGCAAATAAAATTGAAAAACTACCAATTGTAAATGATGAAAATAGACTTATTGGATTAATTACAATAAAAGATATAAACAAAAAAAGAGAATATCCAAATGCAAATAAAGATGAATTTGGAAGATTAAGAGTTGGGGCTGCTATTGGTGTTGGTCAACTTGACCGTGCAAGAGCTTTAGTTGCAATTGGTGTTGATGTTTTAGTTTTAGATTCAGCTCATGGTCACTCAAGAGGTATTTTGGATACTGTAAAAGCTATCAAAGCTGAAATGGATGTTCAAATAATTGCTGGAAACGTTGCTACTGCTGAAGCTACTGCTGATTTAATTGCTTGTGGTGCTGATGCTGTAAAAGTTGGGATTGGACCTGGAAGTATTTGTACAACAAGAATTGTTGCAGGTGTTGGTGTTCCTCAAATTTCTGCTATTGACGAGTGTGCAGCTGAGGGTGCAAAAACTGGAACTCCAATTATTGCTGATGGTGGAATTAAATACTCTGGTGATGTTGCAAAAGCATTAGCAGTAGGTGCAAGTTGCGTTATGATGGGAAGTGCATTAGCTGGAACTGAAGAGAGTCCAGGTGAAGTTGTATTATCACATGGAAGAAAGTTTAAAACTTACAGAGGAATGGGTTCAATTGGAGCTATGACTAAAGGAAGTACAGATAGATATTTCCAAGAAGGAACGGCTGCTGATAAACTTGTACCTGAAGGAATTGAAGGAATGGTTCCATATAGAGGAACAATTTCAGATATTATTCACCAAATGGTTGGAGGATTACGAAGTTCTATGGGATATTTAGGAAGTAAAGATATTCCAACTTTCCAAGAAAGAGCAGAGTTTGTTGAAATTACAAGTGCAGGATTAAGAGAATCTCATGTTCACGATGTAACAATCACAAACGAAGCACCAAACTATCATATTTAA
- a CDS encoding type II toxin-antitoxin system antitoxin SocA domain-containing protein, translated as MNIDMTKVANVILYMLHKQVKHLNDKKVAIMLFLMDFNHQKFCAQKIFNETYIKGSRHPEPVIVSELFDIVANEEDLEEDDERIFLMQELLDYLDIEVVEKEKFIELNFIKMEEEFDESIFSKDELKTINKIVTEYKDTSSRNIANDCFKIDEVRATAKGEVII; from the coding sequence TTGAATATAGATATGACAAAAGTAGCAAATGTAATTTTATATATGTTACATAAACAAGTAAAACACTTAAACGATAAAAAAGTAGCAATAATGCTTTTTTTAATGGATTTTAATCATCAAAAATTTTGTGCTCAAAAGATATTTAATGAAACTTATATAAAAGGTTCAAGACATCCTGAACCTGTGATTGTTAGTGAACTTTTTGATATTGTTGCAAATGAAGAAGATTTAGAAGAAGATGATGAAAGAATCTTTTTAATGCAAGAATTATTGGATTATTTAGATATTGAAGTTGTTGAAAAAGAAAAATTCATAGAACTAAATTTTATAAAAATGGAAGAAGAGTTTGATGAATCAATATTCTCAAAAGATGAATTAAAAACAATAAATAAGATTGTTACAGAATACAAAGATACAAGTTCAAGAAATATTGCAAATGATTGTTTTAAAATAGATGAAGTAAGAGCAACAGCAAAAGGTGAAGTAATTATTTAA
- a CDS encoding DNA-directed RNA polymerase subunit alpha produces MKKFAETPFLPTEVEIEAISDNEAKISAYPFEDGFAITLAHPLRRLLLSSSIGYAPIAVKIEGASHEFDSLRGMLEDIAIFVINLKNIKFKINGDKEQVVVEYSFNGPREIKGEDLINSDVEIVSKDAHLATINSDCNLTFSVIIQKGIGYMPSEDIRDIVGNDYIPIDAFFTPVKKVVYDIEKMLVEDNPNFEKAVFTIQTNGQISPITAFKEAVTVMYSQMSVFNKVFDLSEVTVSESGEEPLELKELVIKIDDLNLSARSFNSLDRAGLKFLGELVLMSEVEVKNIKNLGKKSYDEIAEKLESLGYPVENTLPENVASALRRKLEQLKA; encoded by the coding sequence ATGAAAAAATTTGCAGAAACACCGTTTTTACCAACTGAAGTTGAAATAGAGGCTATCAGTGATAATGAAGCTAAAATATCAGCATATCCATTTGAAGATGGTTTTGCAATTACTTTAGCACACCCTTTAAGAAGACTTCTATTAAGTTCTTCAATTGGTTACGCACCAATTGCAGTAAAAATAGAAGGTGCTTCACATGAGTTTGACTCTTTAAGAGGTATGTTAGAAGATATAGCTATTTTTGTTATAAATTTAAAGAATATTAAGTTTAAAATAAATGGTGATAAAGAACAAGTTGTAGTTGAGTATTCTTTCAACGGACCAAGAGAAATTAAAGGTGAAGACCTTATTAACTCTGATGTTGAGATTGTATCAAAAGACGCTCACTTAGCAACAATTAATAGTGATTGTAATTTAACATTTTCTGTAATTATTCAAAAAGGTATAGGTTATATGCCTTCAGAAGATATTAGAGATATTGTTGGAAATGATTATATTCCAATTGATGCGTTCTTTACACCTGTTAAAAAAGTGGTTTATGATATTGAAAAAATGTTAGTTGAAGATAATCCTAACTTTGAAAAAGCTGTATTTACTATACAAACAAATGGACAAATTTCTCCAATTACTGCTTTTAAAGAAGCTGTAACTGTTATGTATTCTCAAATGTCAGTGTTTAACAAGGTTTTCGATTTATCAGAAGTAACAGTGAGTGAAAGTGGTGAAGAGCCATTAGAACTTAAAGAATTAGTTATTAAAATTGATGATTTGAATTTAAGTGCTAGAAGTTTCAACTCTTTAGATAGAGCTGGACTAAAATTCTTAGGTGAATTAGTACTTATGAGTGAAGTTGAAGTAAAAAATATTAAAAATCTTGGGAAAAAATCTTATGATGAAATCGCAGAGAAATTAGAATCTCTAGGTTACCCAGTTGAAAATACACTTCCAGAAAATGTTGCTTCTGCATTAAGAAGAAAATTAGAGCAACTAAAAGCATAA
- the rplQ gene encoding 50S ribosomal protein L17: protein MRHKHGYRKLSRTSSHRKALLKNMAIAIIEREKIETTVPKAKELKRYIEKLVTVARDADLNTHRYVFAALQSKEATKKLINEIAPKYQGRNGGYTSIIKTRIRRGDATPMAFISFV from the coding sequence ATGAGACATAAGCATGGATATAGAAAGTTAAGTAGAACTTCTTCTCATAGAAAAGCATTGTTAAAAAATATGGCAATTGCTATTATCGAAAGAGAAAAAATCGAAACAACTGTACCTAAAGCAAAAGAATTAAAAAGATATATTGAAAAATTAGTAACTGTTGCAAGAGACGCTGATTTAAATACACATAGATATGTATTTGCAGCTTTACAAAGCAAAGAAGCTACTAAAAAATTAATTAATGAAATTGCACCAAAATACCAAGGTAGAAATGGTGGATATACTTCAATAATTAAAACAAGAATTAGAAGAGGTGATGCTACACCTATGGCATTCATTTCTTTCGTATAA
- the rpsD gene encoding 30S ribosomal protein S4, with amino-acid sequence MARYRGPVEKIERRLDADLGLKGERRLSGKSALEKRPFAPGQHGQRRAKISEYGLQLREKQKAKFMYGVSEKQFRKYFHEAARREGNTGANLITLIEQRLDNVVFRMGFATTRANARQFTTHGHVLVDGKKVDIPSFLVKAGQKIEIKEKSKTNPQVVRALELTNQTGMVDWVNVDKEKVFGIFTRIPAREEVVIPVEERLIVELYSK; translated from the coding sequence ATGGCAAGATATAGAGGACCAGTAGAAAAAATCGAAAGAAGACTTGATGCGGATCTTGGACTTAAAGGTGAGAGAAGATTATCAGGTAAAAGTGCTTTAGAAAAAAGACCATTTGCTCCAGGACAACACGGACAAAGAAGAGCTAAAATTTCTGAGTATGGTTTACAATTAAGAGAAAAACAAAAAGCTAAGTTTATGTATGGTGTTTCTGAAAAACAATTTAGAAAATACTTCCATGAAGCAGCTAGAAGAGAAGGTAATACAGGGGCTAACCTAATTACTTTAATTGAACAAAGATTAGATAATGTTGTATTTAGAATGGGATTTGCTACAACAAGAGCAAATGCTAGACAATTTACGACTCATGGACATGTTTTAGTTGATGGAAAAAAAGTTGATATTCCTTCATTCTTAGTAAAAGCTGGACAAAAAATCGAAATCAAAGAAAAATCAAAAACTAATCCTCAAGTTGTAAGAGCATTAGAATTAACAAATCAAACTGGAATGGTTGATTGGGTTAATGTTGATAAAGAAAAAGTATTTGGAATTTTCACAAGAATCCCAGCTAGAGAAGAAGTTGTTATTCCTGTTGAAGAGAGATTAATCGTAGAGTTATATTCTAAATAA
- the rpsK gene encoding 30S ribosomal protein S11, protein MAKRKVTRKKIVRKNIADGIVHIAASFNNTMVTVTDNAGNAIAWSSAGNLGFKGSKKSTPFAAQAAVEDAMAKAMEHGIKNVGIKIQGPGSGRDTAVKAVGSMDGVRVTWLKDVTPLPHNGCRPPKRRRV, encoded by the coding sequence ATGGCAAAAAGAAAAGTTACTAGAAAAAAAATTGTAAGAAAAAATATTGCTGACGGTATCGTACATATTGCTGCAAGTTTTAACAATACAATGGTTACAGTTACAGATAATGCAGGAAACGCAATCGCATGGTCAAGTGCTGGAAACTTAGGATTTAAAGGTTCTAAAAAATCAACTCCATTTGCAGCACAAGCAGCTGTTGAAGATGCAATGGCGAAAGCAATGGAACACGGAATCAAAAACGTTGGGATTAAAATTCAAGGACCAGGTTCAGGTAGAGATACAGCTGTTAAAGCAGTTGGTTCTATGGATGGAGTTAGAGTTACTTGGTTAAAAGATGTTACACCATTACCACATAATGGTTGTAGACCTCCTAAAAGAAGAAGAGTGTAA
- a CDS encoding exopolyphosphatase, with the protein MMNKKYRLITRSDMDGLVCGTLLTYLNIIDEIIFVHPKDMQDGKIDVTSNDITTNLPYVEGVYLAFDHHFSETLRNEKKDNHIIDSDAPSAAQVVYDYYDGDNVFPGYFTGMMNGANKADSADFIEDDILNPRAWALLSFIMDSRTGLGRFKDFKISNYQLMMDLIKYCAKHNIDQIIELPDVKERIDLYFKYENEFKEQLNKVTTIKNNLLIIDYRYEEIIYPGNRFMTYAMNSKQNISVHIMWAKDKEKVAFSVGKSIINKTSKTNVGELMLKYGGGGHEAAGGCQIDVNDSSKVLEELIKQINKDG; encoded by the coding sequence ATTATGAATAAAAAATATAGATTAATTACTAGAAGTGATATGGATGGTTTGGTATGTGGAACTTTACTTACATATTTAAATATTATTGATGAAATTATATTTGTTCATCCCAAAGATATGCAAGATGGAAAAATTGATGTTACTTCAAATGATATTACTACAAATCTACCTTATGTTGAAGGAGTTTATTTAGCATTTGATCATCATTTTTCTGAAACATTAAGAAATGAAAAAAAAGACAACCATATTATAGATTCGGATGCTCCAAGTGCTGCGCAAGTTGTTTATGACTATTATGATGGTGATAATGTTTTTCCAGGATATTTTACTGGTATGATGAATGGAGCGAATAAAGCAGATAGTGCTGATTTTATTGAAGATGATATTTTAAATCCACGAGCATGGGCATTACTTAGTTTTATTATGGATTCAAGAACAGGATTGGGAAGATTCAAAGATTTTAAAATTTCAAATTATCAACTTATGATGGATTTGATTAAATATTGTGCAAAACATAATATTGACCAAATAATAGAACTTCCTGATGTAAAAGAAAGAATAGATTTATATTTTAAATATGAAAATGAATTTAAAGAACAATTAAATAAAGTTACAACTATAAAAAATAATTTGTTAATAATTGACTACAGATATGAAGAAATTATTTATCCTGGAAATAGATTTATGACTTATGCAATGAATTCCAAACAAAATATTTCAGTTCACATTATGTGGGCAAAAGATAAAGAAAAAGTAGCTTTTAGCGTAGGAAAATCAATAATAAATAAAACTTCAAAAACAAATGTTGGTGAATTGATGCTTAAATATGGTGGTGGTGGTCATGAGGCTGCCGGTGGATGTCAAATTGATGTAAATGATTCTAGTAAAGTTTTAGAAGAGTTAATAAAACAAATCAATAAAGATGGTTAA